In the genome of Thermus sp. LT1-2-5, one region contains:
- the trmB gene encoding tRNA (guanosine(46)-N7)-methyltransferase TrmB, with amino-acid sequence MLVRPALFPAWPPSPKDLFGREGPLVLEIGFGDGRFTLELAQAHPDWLILGAEVSAASVLKAYRRMRRHGVANVRLYHGEGPFALRNLVPAGSLEAVIVNFPDPWPKKRHQERRLLQEGFFRRLSTRLWEGGSLFLTTDHEDYFRFALEEAARTGLYRVEVKPPPEAHLRTKYALKWREAGRAFFHAVFTKMGEDPNPWPPIRRYAVAHALMEGKLPEALELGKTPVPLSGGVAVFLEAAKGAKGFYVLTHVEEEDLTQDLILEVRPSAHGIYAGVSRFGSPLITEGVKGAVRALVERLEALGLRLVQDHT; translated from the coding sequence GTGCTGGTGCGCCCCGCCCTCTTTCCCGCCTGGCCCCCCTCCCCAAAGGACCTCTTCGGCCGGGAAGGTCCCTTGGTGCTGGAGATCGGCTTCGGGGACGGGCGCTTCACCCTGGAGCTCGCCCAGGCCCACCCGGACTGGCTCATCCTGGGGGCCGAGGTTTCGGCGGCAAGCGTCCTAAAGGCCTACAGGAGGATGCGCCGCCACGGGGTGGCCAACGTGCGCCTTTACCACGGGGAGGGCCCCTTCGCCCTGAGGAACCTGGTGCCGGCGGGAAGCCTCGAGGCGGTCATCGTCAACTTCCCCGACCCCTGGCCCAAGAAGCGGCACCAGGAAAGGCGCCTCCTCCAGGAGGGCTTTTTCCGCCGCCTCTCCACCCGGCTGTGGGAAGGGGGAAGCCTCTTCCTCACCACGGACCACGAGGACTACTTCCGCTTCGCCCTGGAGGAGGCGGCCCGGACGGGGCTTTACCGGGTGGAGGTGAAGCCGCCCCCCGAGGCCCACCTGAGGACCAAGTACGCCCTCAAGTGGCGGGAGGCGGGGCGCGCCTTCTTCCACGCCGTCTTCACCAAGATGGGGGAGGACCCCAACCCCTGGCCCCCCATAAGGAGGTACGCCGTGGCCCACGCCCTGATGGAAGGAAAACTGCCCGAGGCCCTGGAACTCGGCAAAACCCCCGTGCCCCTCTCGGGCGGGGTGGCGGTGTTTTTGGAGGCCGCCAAGGGGGCGAAGGGGTTCTACGTCCTCACCCACGTGGAGGAGGAAGACCTCACCCAAGACCTGATCCTGGAGGTGCGGCCAAGCGCCCACGGCATCTACGCCGGGGTGAGCCGCTTTGGCAGCCCCCTCATCACCGAAGGCGTAAAGGGGGCGGTGCGGGCGTTGGTGGAACGCTTGGAAGCTTTGGGCCTGAGGCTAGTCCAGGACCACACCTAG
- a CDS encoding isoprenyl transferase, with product MFRRLLSLTRPLYWAYERRLHKEVSKGPMPRHLGLILDGNRRYAKALGLSPTKGHEFGVHKAYEVLEWCLEMGIKTVTVWVFSTDNFRRSPEEVEELMRLFVREAERMAEDHRIHRHQVRVRVIGRREGFSEEVLRALERLEEGTRHHQGMVLNIAMGYGGREEIVDAVKRLLLEAEEKGLTPGQVAASLTPEEIAQRLYTAGLPDPDFIIRTSGEVRLSGFLLWQSAYSEFYFTDVLWPEFRKIDFLRALRSYQARERRFGR from the coding sequence ATGTTCCGCCGCCTCCTTTCCCTCACCCGTCCCCTTTACTGGGCCTACGAGCGCCGCCTGCACAAGGAGGTGAGCAAGGGGCCCATGCCCCGCCACCTGGGCCTAATTCTGGACGGGAACCGCCGCTACGCCAAGGCCTTGGGGCTTTCCCCCACCAAGGGGCACGAGTTCGGGGTGCACAAGGCCTACGAGGTCCTGGAGTGGTGCCTGGAGATGGGCATCAAGACCGTCACCGTGTGGGTTTTTTCCACCGATAACTTCCGGCGCTCCCCCGAGGAGGTGGAAGAGCTCATGCGCCTTTTCGTGCGGGAGGCGGAACGGATGGCGGAGGACCACCGCATTCATCGCCACCAGGTGCGGGTGCGGGTCATCGGGCGGCGGGAGGGGTTTTCCGAGGAGGTGCTAAGGGCCTTGGAGCGCCTGGAGGAGGGTACCCGCCACCACCAGGGCATGGTGCTCAACATCGCCATGGGCTACGGGGGGCGGGAGGAGATCGTGGATGCGGTGAAGAGGTTGCTCCTCGAGGCGGAGGAAAAGGGGCTTACCCCGGGCCAGGTGGCGGCCTCCTTGACCCCTGAGGAGATCGCCCAAAGGCTTTACACCGCTGGGCTTCCCGACCCCGACTTCATCATCCGTACCTCGGGGGAGGTTCGGCTTTCGGGGTTTTTGCTCTGGCAGTCCGCCTACTCCGAGTTCTACTTCACCGACGTCCTTTGGCCCGAGTTCCGCAAGATCGACTTCCTCCGCGCCCTACGGAGCTACCAGGCCCGGGAGCGCCGCTTCGGGCGTTGA
- a CDS encoding HD domain-containing phosphohydrolase, translating into MRLMVVDDDPLQRRLLMRALAPLEAEVVEARNGQEALDLFRDRFPHVVLTDLHMPVMDGLELTRRVKALDPLLPVLLLTADGEREVRLKGIEAGADDFLNRPVDLAELRLRVKGHLERRRLQERLEDLERTLLALMRAVEVKDAYTAGHGERVARYALWTAEELGAKGAELDELHLGALLHDVGKIGIPDHILRGSYTLTEAEWRLIREHPVKGDEILKPLKAHPRLRPYVRWHHEKLDGSGYPDGITAVPLLVQAVAAADIYDALTSVRTYRAPAKPEEALSVLEKEAAQGKLSREVVRAFKSALLRNRALRSA; encoded by the coding sequence ATGCGGCTCATGGTAGTGGACGACGACCCCTTGCAGCGCCGCCTCCTCATGCGGGCCTTGGCCCCTTTAGAGGCGGAGGTGGTGGAGGCTAGAAACGGGCAAGAGGCCCTGGACCTCTTCCGGGACAGGTTTCCCCACGTGGTCCTCACCGATCTCCACATGCCCGTGATGGACGGGCTCGAGCTCACCCGGCGGGTCAAGGCCCTGGATCCCCTCCTTCCCGTCCTCCTCCTCACCGCCGATGGGGAGCGGGAGGTGCGCCTAAAGGGGATCGAGGCGGGGGCCGACGACTTCCTGAACCGCCCCGTGGACCTGGCGGAGCTTCGCCTGCGGGTGAAGGGGCATCTGGAAAGGCGGCGCCTGCAGGAGCGTTTGGAGGACTTGGAACGCACCCTCCTCGCCCTCATGCGGGCGGTGGAGGTGAAGGACGCCTACACCGCCGGGCATGGGGAGCGGGTGGCTCGCTACGCCCTCTGGACCGCTGAGGAGCTGGGGGCGAAGGGGGCGGAGCTGGACGAGCTCCACCTGGGCGCCCTTCTCCACGATGTGGGCAAAATCGGCATCCCCGACCACATCCTGCGGGGGAGCTACACCCTGACGGAGGCGGAGTGGCGCCTCATCCGGGAACACCCGGTAAAGGGGGACGAGATCCTAAAACCCCTTAAGGCCCATCCCCGCCTGCGCCCCTACGTGCGCTGGCACCACGAGAAGCTGGACGGCTCCGGCTACCCGGACGGGATCACGGCGGTGCCCCTCTTGGTCCAGGCGGTGGCCGCCGCCGACATCTACGATGCCCTCACCAGCGTCCGCACCTACCGGGCCCCGGCCAAGCCCGAGGAGGCCCTGAGCGTTTTGGAAAAGGAAGCGGCCCAGGGCAAGCTTTCCCGCGAGGTGGTGCGGGCCTTTAAGAGCGCCCTTTTGCGCAACCGCGCCCTGCGTAGCGCCTAA
- a CDS encoding menaquinone biosynthesis decarboxylase, whose translation MFRNLRAYLKALEARGELKRIHVPVSAELEITEIADRMVKGGGPALLFERVVGKDFPVAIGLFGTRERAAFALGVEDLDELAEKVETLLALNPGKGGLSALLRLLPKLPLLKGFFPRRVHQAPVQEVVYKGEAVDLSRLPVLTCWPLDGGPFLTLPLVITKDPETGELNLGMYRMQVLDKRSTAMHWQLHKVGRRHLEKARKLGKKLEVAVALGGDPILTYAATAPLPPIPGVSEFHLAGFLRGAPIELAKGLTVDLPVPAEAEFVLEGYIDPEEPLVEEGPFGDHTGFYTPIDRYPRFHVTALTHRKGAIYPATIVGMPPMEDAYLIEATERLFLPALRLVLPEVVDYHMPPEGVAHNWVNVSLRKEYPGQAYKVAYGMLGLGQMMFAKVIVAVDAEVPVKPGFAALLEALKHALPGRDTLLLRGPIDVLDHSARAFAFGGKLLLDGTRKLPEEGGEVPFTPKAHAQLPEDNEVLAQGQWPGLWGVALEKRRPHQAWEVAERLLRTPQSAGIRLLLLTDADTALTPEELLWAVLNNIDPERDARVMPGAEGPVLVLDGTRKLPEEGFQRVWPEKIRMDPKVKALVEARWEEYGF comes from the coding sequence GTGTTTAGGAACCTGCGGGCCTACCTAAAGGCCCTGGAAGCCCGGGGCGAGCTCAAGCGCATCCATGTCCCGGTGAGCGCCGAGCTGGAGATCACCGAGATCGCCGACCGCATGGTGAAAGGAGGCGGCCCCGCCCTCCTCTTCGAGCGGGTGGTGGGCAAGGACTTCCCGGTGGCCATCGGCCTCTTTGGAACCCGGGAGCGGGCTGCCTTCGCCCTGGGGGTGGAGGACCTGGACGAGCTGGCCGAGAAGGTGGAAACCCTTTTGGCCCTGAACCCGGGCAAGGGAGGGCTTTCCGCCCTCCTGAGGCTTTTGCCCAAGCTCCCCCTCCTTAAGGGCTTCTTCCCCCGGCGGGTGCACCAAGCCCCGGTGCAGGAGGTGGTCTATAAGGGCGAGGCGGTGGACCTAAGCCGCCTTCCCGTCCTCACGTGCTGGCCCTTGGACGGGGGGCCTTTCCTCACCCTGCCCCTGGTCATCACCAAGGACCCGGAAACGGGGGAGCTCAACCTCGGGATGTACCGCATGCAGGTCCTGGACAAGCGGAGCACCGCCATGCACTGGCAGCTCCACAAGGTGGGCCGCCGCCACCTGGAAAAGGCGAGGAAGCTGGGAAAAAAGCTGGAGGTGGCCGTGGCCTTAGGGGGAGACCCCATCCTCACCTACGCCGCCACCGCCCCCCTGCCTCCCATACCGGGGGTGAGCGAGTTCCACCTGGCGGGCTTCCTAAGGGGGGCCCCCATAGAGCTTGCCAAGGGGCTCACCGTGGACCTTCCGGTACCGGCGGAGGCGGAGTTTGTCCTGGAAGGCTACATCGACCCAGAGGAACCCCTGGTGGAAGAGGGCCCTTTTGGCGACCACACGGGCTTCTACACCCCCATAGACCGCTACCCCCGCTTCCACGTCACCGCCCTCACCCACCGCAAGGGGGCTATCTACCCCGCCACCATCGTGGGGATGCCCCCCATGGAGGACGCCTACCTCATCGAGGCCACGGAAAGGCTTTTCCTCCCCGCCCTGCGCCTGGTCCTCCCCGAGGTGGTGGACTACCATATGCCCCCCGAGGGGGTGGCCCACAACTGGGTGAACGTGAGCCTCAGGAAGGAGTACCCGGGCCAGGCCTACAAGGTGGCCTACGGGATGCTGGGCCTGGGGCAGATGATGTTCGCCAAGGTGATCGTGGCGGTGGACGCCGAGGTGCCGGTGAAGCCGGGCTTCGCCGCGCTTCTGGAAGCCCTAAAGCACGCCCTCCCGGGCCGGGACACCCTCCTCCTTAGGGGCCCCATCGACGTCCTGGACCATAGCGCCCGGGCCTTCGCCTTTGGGGGCAAGCTCCTCCTGGACGGCACGCGGAAACTCCCCGAGGAGGGGGGCGAGGTGCCCTTCACCCCCAAAGCCCACGCCCAGCTTCCTGAAGACAATGAGGTCCTGGCCCAGGGGCAGTGGCCCGGGCTTTGGGGGGTGGCCCTGGAGAAGCGGAGGCCCCACCAGGCCTGGGAGGTGGCGGAGCGGCTTTTGCGGACACCCCAAAGCGCCGGCATCCGCCTCCTCCTCCTCACCGACGCCGACACCGCCCTTACCCCGGAGGAGCTCCTTTGGGCCGTGCTCAACAACATCGACCCCGAACGGGACGCGCGGGTGATGCCCGGGGCGGAAGGGCCCGTCTTGGTCCTGGACGGCACCCGAAAGCTCCCCGAGGAGGGCTTCCAGCGGGTCTGGCCCGAGAAGATCCGCATGGACCCCAAGGTGAAGGCCCTGGTGGAAGCCCGCTGGGAGGAGTACGGGTTTTAG
- a CDS encoding aminotransferase class I/II-fold pyridoxal phosphate-dependent enzyme, with product MTLPPRKDSLKWSAYPEDVLPLWVADMDFPVAEPIVRALKERAEGFLGYPPREGDPELKDLLLQAAGLQGEVAFLPGVVVGLYAAVAAFTAPGQGVLTQLPIYPPFLAAIREQKRTLLANPLRETEEGYRLDLSGLERLAFASRLLLFCHPHNPTGRVFTEEELSALAAIARKHDLILVSDELHAPLTFERPHVPLAHLLPERTLTLLGPGKAYNLAGLPMGAVVGPKPLVEALKRHLPHTFPNVLAMAAWKAALKEGGPWLRETLALLKANRERVAAWAKELGLVHFPPEGTYLAWLGTGIPKAAAYLLKEARVALNPGETFGEGYDRYVRLNFATYPEVLEEALKRLGEALRKA from the coding sequence ATGACGCTACCCCCCCGCAAGGACTCCCTGAAGTGGAGCGCCTACCCCGAGGACGTCTTGCCCCTTTGGGTGGCGGACATGGACTTCCCCGTGGCCGAGCCCATCGTGCGGGCCCTTAAGGAGCGGGCGGAAGGGTTCTTGGGCTACCCGCCCCGGGAGGGGGACCCCGAGCTCAAGGACCTCCTCCTCCAGGCGGCGGGCCTTCAGGGGGAGGTGGCCTTCCTGCCCGGGGTGGTGGTGGGGCTTTACGCCGCCGTGGCCGCCTTCACCGCCCCCGGGCAAGGGGTCTTGACCCAACTCCCCATCTACCCTCCCTTCCTCGCCGCCATCCGCGAGCAGAAGCGCACCCTCCTCGCCAACCCCTTGCGGGAAACGGAGGAGGGCTACCGCCTGGACCTCTCCGGCCTCGAGCGCCTGGCCTTCGCCAGCCGCCTCCTCCTCTTCTGCCATCCCCACAACCCCACGGGCCGGGTCTTCACGGAGGAGGAGCTCTCGGCCCTGGCCGCCATCGCCCGCAAGCACGACCTCATCCTGGTTTCCGACGAGCTCCACGCCCCCCTCACCTTTGAGCGGCCCCACGTGCCCTTAGCCCACCTCCTCCCCGAGCGCACCCTCACCCTCCTGGGCCCGGGCAAGGCCTACAACCTGGCGGGGCTGCCCATGGGGGCTGTGGTGGGGCCCAAACCCTTGGTGGAAGCCCTAAAGCGCCACCTCCCCCACACCTTCCCCAACGTCTTGGCCATGGCCGCCTGGAAGGCGGCGCTAAAGGAGGGAGGGCCCTGGCTGCGGGAAACCCTGGCCCTCTTGAAGGCCAACCGGGAGCGGGTGGCCGCCTGGGCCAAGGAACTGGGCCTGGTCCACTTCCCCCCGGAAGGGACTTACCTGGCCTGGCTCGGCACGGGGATCCCCAAGGCCGCCGCCTACCTCCTCAAGGAGGCCCGGGTGGCCCTAAACCCCGGGGAGACCTTCGGGGAAGGGTATGACCGCTACGTGCGCCTCAACTTCGCCACCTACCCCGAGGTCCTGGAGGAGGCCCTAAAGCGCCTCGGCGAGGCCCTGCGGAAAGCCTAA
- a CDS encoding PASTA domain-containing protein — MVLDDRYPVLETLERREGITLYRVEGGLVFFFDVKTPEDKERFYRYRAALKRLMELGLLEAHVSAKPGRHYAFFPEKALSRKAPPPKALEALAPLGFGREHLAMGEDGVAYLSPWPLGKKAAPLKPRPRPRLLGVAPGAFLLALGVFLLSQGLYRYFNPPEYTVPDLVGKSAREAFLLLKDTGLRLAVEEGNDPTQPKEVVLAQDPPPGTRLRAGRTVRLTLNQARLNPVPELAGQRQEEAEARLKELGFQVAGVAQAQSPKPLGTVLATFPPAGTPLAPGGGVWLLVSQGASPGSTWPLPRLVGLSRQEALFLLNAAGLKAEVEEVPSGAPQDTVIAQEPAPGTPMPEGSGVRLRVAGRGEVLLPPAPPSPPGESAHLELELPQEAEGREVRLTLLDADGERVVYEGVGQAGLRLQGTYPVRGEARFRLYLDGVLFQEWAP, encoded by the coding sequence ATGGTCCTGGACGACCGCTACCCGGTGCTGGAAACCCTGGAACGCCGGGAGGGGATCACCCTCTACCGGGTGGAGGGAGGGCTTGTCTTTTTCTTCGACGTGAAGACCCCCGAGGACAAGGAACGCTTTTACCGCTACCGGGCGGCCCTAAAGCGCCTCATGGAGCTCGGCCTCCTCGAGGCCCACGTCTCTGCCAAGCCGGGCCGCCACTACGCCTTCTTCCCGGAAAAGGCCCTTTCCCGCAAGGCCCCGCCCCCAAAGGCCCTCGAGGCCCTGGCCCCCTTGGGCTTTGGCCGGGAGCACCTGGCCATGGGGGAAGACGGGGTGGCCTACCTCTCCCCTTGGCCCCTGGGGAAAAAGGCCGCCCCCCTCAAGCCCAGGCCCCGGCCCCGCCTCCTGGGGGTGGCCCCCGGGGCTTTCCTCCTAGCCCTTGGCGTCTTTTTGCTCTCCCAAGGGCTTTACCGCTACTTCAACCCCCCCGAGTACACCGTACCCGACCTGGTGGGCAAAAGCGCCCGGGAAGCCTTCCTCCTCCTCAAGGACACGGGGCTGAGGCTAGCGGTGGAAGAGGGGAACGACCCCACCCAGCCCAAGGAGGTGGTCCTGGCCCAAGACCCCCCGCCCGGCACCCGCCTCCGGGCCGGCCGCACGGTGCGCCTCACCCTGAACCAGGCCCGGCTCAACCCGGTGCCCGAGCTTGCGGGCCAAAGGCAGGAAGAGGCGGAAGCCCGGCTTAAGGAACTGGGCTTCCAGGTGGCGGGCGTGGCCCAAGCGCAAAGCCCAAAGCCCCTAGGCACCGTCCTCGCCACCTTCCCCCCCGCCGGCACCCCCTTGGCCCCCGGGGGTGGGGTGTGGCTCCTCGTTTCCCAAGGGGCTTCCCCGGGCTCCACCTGGCCCTTGCCTCGGCTCGTGGGGCTTTCCCGCCAGGAAGCCCTCTTCCTCCTCAACGCCGCCGGGCTCAAGGCGGAGGTGGAAGAGGTGCCCTCGGGAGCTCCCCAGGACACGGTGATCGCCCAGGAGCCCGCCCCTGGCACCCCCATGCCCGAGGGGAGCGGGGTGCGCCTTAGGGTGGCGGGGCGGGGCGAGGTCCTCCTGCCCCCTGCCCCCCCATCCCCGCCCGGGGAAAGCGCCCACCTGGAGCTGGAGCTCCCCCAGGAGGCGGAGGGGCGGGAGGTGCGCCTCACCCTCCTGGATGCGGACGGGGAGCGGGTGGTGTACGAGGGGGTGGGGCAGGCGGGGCTTAGGCTCCAGGGCACCTACCCGGTGCGGGGGGAGGCCCGCTTCCGCTTGTACCTGGACGGGGTTCTCTTCCAAGAGTGGGCGCCGTGA
- a CDS encoding FAD-dependent oxidoreductase: protein MWDVLVVGGGPSGLSAALFLARAGLKTLVLDGGRSQVLQVSRVPNYPGLLDEPSGEELLARLKAHAERYGAEIRPGVVKGVRDLGGVFEVETEEGVVEAERLLLCTHKDPTLPSLLGLNRRGTFIDTDEGGRTSYPRVYAAGVARGKVPGHAIVSAGDGAYVAVQLISDLRGEPYKDHAK from the coding sequence ATGTGGGATGTGCTCGTGGTGGGCGGTGGACCCTCGGGCCTTTCTGCGGCCTTATTTTTGGCCCGGGCGGGCCTAAAAACCTTGGTACTGGACGGAGGCCGCTCCCAGGTCCTCCAGGTGAGCCGGGTTCCCAACTACCCAGGGCTTTTGGACGAGCCTTCCGGAGAGGAGCTCCTGGCCCGGCTCAAGGCGCACGCCGAGCGCTACGGGGCCGAGATACGCCCCGGGGTGGTGAAGGGGGTGCGGGACCTGGGGGGGGTCTTTGAGGTGGAGACGGAAGAAGGGGTGGTGGAGGCGGAGAGGCTTCTCCTTTGCACCCACAAAGACCCCACCCTGCCCTCCCTCCTGGGCCTTAACCGCAGGGGCACCTTCATCGACACCGACGAGGGAGGACGTACCAGCTACCCCCGGGTCTACGCCGCCGGGGTGGCCCGGGGCAAGGTGCCGGGCCACGCCATCGTGAGCGCCGGGGATGGGGCCTACGTGGCGGTGCAGCTCATCTCCGACCTCCGGGGCGAGCCCTACAAGGACCACGCCAAATAG
- a CDS encoding Hsp20/alpha crystallin family protein produces the protein MALVRRDARPAEITPFRTWGPLSLLEEANRLFEEVLGDFGRPVMAYVAPADLYETDEALVLEMAVPGLAPEDLEVSLEGNKLTIRGQVKPAQDAQVRRYYLQEIPHGSFVRTFTLPVEVKGDEAKAEFRHGILRLTLPKVAEARAKRIPIQVVQ, from the coding sequence ATGGCCCTGGTGCGTAGGGATGCTCGTCCTGCGGAGATCACGCCCTTTAGGACCTGGGGTCCCCTCTCCCTCTTGGAGGAGGCCAATCGGCTCTTTGAGGAGGTCTTGGGCGACTTCGGCCGGCCCGTGATGGCCTACGTGGCCCCCGCCGACCTCTACGAGACGGACGAGGCCTTGGTTCTGGAGATGGCGGTGCCGGGCCTCGCCCCGGAGGACCTGGAGGTGAGCCTCGAGGGCAATAAGCTCACCATCCGGGGCCAAGTGAAGCCGGCCCAGGATGCCCAGGTGCGCCGCTACTACCTCCAGGAGATCCCCCACGGCTCCTTCGTGCGCACCTTCACCCTGCCCGTGGAGGTCAAGGGGGACGAGGCCAAGGCGGAGTTCCGCCACGGCATCCTGCGGCTCACCCTGCCCAAGGTGGCGGAGGCCCGGGCCAAGCGGATCCCCATCCAGGTGGTCCAGTAA
- the lysS gene encoding homocitrate synthase produces the protein MREWKIIDSTLREGEQFERANFSTQDKIEIAKALDEFGVEYIEVTTPMASPQSRRDAEVLASLGLKAKVVTHIQTRLDAAKVAVETGVQGIDLLFGTSKYLRAAHGRDIPRIIQEAREVIGYIREHAPHVEVRFSAEDTFRSDEHDLLAVYEAIAPYVDRVGLADTVGVATPRQVYALVREVRRVVGPRVDIEFHGHNDTGCAIANAYEAIEAGATHVDTTILGIGERNGITPLGGFLARMYTLQPEYVRKKYKLEMLPELDRMVAKMVGVEIPFNNYITGETAFSHKAGMHLKAIYINPEAYEPYPPEVFGVRRKLIIASKLTGRHAIKARAEELGLHYGEEELHRITQHIKALADRGQLTLEELDRILREWITA, from the coding sequence ATGCGGGAATGGAAGATTATAGACTCCACCTTGAGGGAAGGTGAGCAGTTTGAGCGGGCGAACTTTTCCACCCAGGACAAGATTGAGATCGCCAAGGCCTTGGACGAGTTCGGCGTGGAGTATATAGAGGTCACCACCCCCATGGCCTCTCCCCAGTCCCGCAGGGACGCAGAGGTCTTGGCCTCCTTGGGCCTCAAGGCCAAGGTGGTGACCCACATCCAGACCCGCCTGGATGCGGCCAAGGTGGCGGTGGAAACCGGGGTGCAGGGGATTGACCTCCTCTTCGGCACCAGCAAGTACCTGCGGGCGGCCCACGGTCGGGACATCCCCCGGATTATCCAGGAGGCCCGGGAGGTGATCGGCTACATCCGGGAGCACGCCCCCCACGTGGAAGTGCGCTTCTCCGCCGAGGACACCTTCCGCTCCGACGAGCACGACCTCTTGGCGGTGTACGAGGCCATCGCCCCTTACGTGGACCGGGTGGGCTTGGCGGACACCGTGGGCGTGGCCACCCCAAGGCAGGTCTACGCCCTGGTGCGGGAGGTGAGGCGGGTGGTGGGGCCCCGGGTGGACATCGAGTTTCACGGCCACAACGATACGGGCTGCGCCATCGCCAACGCCTACGAGGCCATTGAGGCGGGGGCCACCCACGTGGACACCACCATCCTGGGCATCGGGGAAAGGAACGGCATCACCCCCTTGGGGGGGTTTTTGGCCCGCATGTACACCCTGCAGCCCGAGTATGTGCGCAAGAAGTACAAGTTGGAGATGCTCCCCGAGCTGGACCGCATGGTGGCCAAGATGGTGGGGGTGGAGATCCCCTTCAACAACTACATCACCGGGGAGACCGCCTTCAGCCACAAGGCGGGGATGCACCTCAAGGCCATCTACATCAACCCCGAGGCGTACGAGCCCTATCCCCCCGAGGTCTTTGGCGTAAGGCGCAAGCTTATCATCGCCTCCAAGCTCACGGGCCGCCACGCCATCAAAGCCCGGGCGGAGGAGCTGGGCCTCCACTACGGGGAGGAGGAGCTTCACCGCATCACCCAGCACATCAAGGCCTTGGCGGACCGAGGGCAGCTTACCCTCGAGGAGCTGGACCGCATCCTGAGGGAGTGGATCACGGCATGA
- a CDS encoding YraN family protein: protein MGAVKGRWAEEVALAYLLRKGYRLLGRNRRTPFGEVDLFLEKEGVYVVVEVKQRASGRFGTPLEAITPQKLHRLLQSARYLLGRDDLPVRLEAVLVHGTPKAFRLEHLVLEV, encoded by the coding sequence GTGGGCGCCGTGAAGGGGAGGTGGGCGGAGGAGGTAGCCCTGGCCTACCTGCTGCGGAAGGGGTACCGCCTCCTGGGGCGCAACCGCCGCACCCCCTTTGGAGAGGTGGACCTATTCCTGGAAAAGGAGGGGGTCTACGTGGTGGTGGAGGTGAAGCAGCGGGCCTCCGGGCGCTTCGGCACCCCCCTCGAGGCCATCACTCCCCAAAAGCTCCACCGCCTCCTGCAAAGCGCCCGCTACCTCCTGGGCCGGGACGACCTTCCCGTGCGCCTGGAGGCGGTCCTGGTCCACGGCACCCCCAAGGCCTTCCGCCTAGAGCACCTGGTTTTGGAAGTGTAG